One Chionomys nivalis chromosome 4, mChiNiv1.1, whole genome shotgun sequence genomic region harbors:
- the LOC130873158 gene encoding olfactory receptor 147-like, with the protein MTQRRMDLLNDSSVKEFILLGLTQQPELQLPLFFLFLGIYVVSTVGNLGLIVLIVLNPHLHTPMYYFLFNLSFTDLCYSSVIIPKMLVSFVKQNIISHAECMTQLFFFCFFVIDECYILTAMAYDRYAAICKPLLYHVTMSYQVCHLMTFGIYLMGFVGAMAHVVCMLRLTFCDGNIINHYVCDVLPLLKLSCTSTAINELVVFIVVGVNVTVPSLTIFISYTLILSSILGIRSAEGRSKAFSTCGSHVVAVSLFFGAAAFMYLKPSSASVEGDKVSTIFYTIVGPMLNPFIYSIRNKDVHIAMRKILKRSMLT; encoded by the coding sequence ATGACCCAGAGAAGAATGGACTTACTAAATGACTCTTCTGTGAAAGAGTTCATCCTGCTGGGATTGACACAACAGCCAGAGCTCcagctgcctctcttcttcctattCTTGGGAATCTATGTGGTCTCCACGGTGGGGAACCTGGGCTTGATTGTTCTGATTGTTTTAAACCCTCACctgcacacccccatgtactACTTTCTCTTTAACCTCTCCTTCACAGATCTATGCTACTCTTCTGTCATAATCCCCAAGATGCTGGTGAGTTTTGTAAAGCAGAACATAATCTCCCATGCAGAGTGCATGACTcagctctttttcttctgcttctttgttATTGATGAATGCTACATTTTGACAGCCATGGCCTATGACAGATATGCTGCCATCTGTAAACCTTTGCTTTATCACGTCACCATGTCCTATCAGGTCTGCCATTTGATGACATTTGGTATATACTTGATGGGGTTTGTGGGTGCAATGGCCCACGTAGTTTGCATGTTGAGACTGACTTTTTGTGATGGCAACATCATCAATCACTATGTATGTGACGTACTTCCTCTCCTGAAGCTCTCCTGTACAAGTACTGCCATCAATGAGCTGGTGGTTTTCATTGTTGTGGGTGTCAATGTAACAGTGCCCAGCCTGACTATCTTTATCTCTTATACCTTGATCCTTTCCAGCATTCTTGGCATTCGTTCTGCAGAGGGTAGGTCAAAAGCCTTCAGCACCTGTGGCTCCCATGTTgtagctgtttctcttttctttggagcTGCAGCATTCATGTATCTTAAACCTTCTAGTGCATCTGTGGAAGGTGATAAAGTATCTACCATATTTTATACCATTGTGGGGCCAATGCTGAATCCTTTCATCTACAGTATAAGAAATAAAGATGTCCACATTGCAATGAGAAAAATTTTGAAGAGAAGCATGCTTACTTAA